The Gemmatimonas phototrophica region TTGAAAGTGCGCACGGTGCCGGCGAGATAGGCGCTGCCCGGAATGACGTTGAAGGTGGTGCCGGCAATGAACTGCGTGACGGACAGGACCACCGGATCAAGCGGATCCACCGTGCGCGTCACCACCTGCTGCAGGGCGGTGACGATTTGCGCCCCAATGGCGATGGGGTCCACGCATTCGTGCGGTATGGCGGCGTGTCCGCCTTTGCCCACAATGGTGCACTGAAAGTTGTCGGGGGCCGCCATGGCCGGACCGGTGAGAATCCCGATGCGGCCGAAGGGCATGGGAGCCCAGAGATGCAGGCCGATGACCTGCGCCACCCCATCCATGACGCCGTGCTGGACCAGTTCTTCCGCGCCGCCGGGGGAGAGCTCTTCGGCGTGCTGAAAGATGAAGCGGACCGTGCCGGGCAACGCGTGGGCCTGGGCGGCGAGGACGGTGGCCAGGCCGAGTACGATGGCGGTGTGGCCATCGTGTCCACAGGCGTGCATCGCGCCGTCGGTGTTGCTGCGGTAGGCGACGTCGTTCTCTTCGTGGATGGGGAGCGCATCGATGTCGGCGCGCACGGCAATGGTGCGCCCCGGGAGGGCCCCGCGCAGTTCCGCCACAACGCTGGTGCGGGTGGGGTGGGAGACCTCGAGGCCGCCAATGGCGTTGAGCGTGTCCGCGATGAACTGGGAGGTGTTCACCTCATGGAACGCGACTTCCGGGTGCTGATGCAGGTGGCGACGCCAGGCGATCACCTGCGGGGCCATGGCGGCAACGGCTTCGAACGGAGCGAGCGTATCGAGTGCCGGAAAATCGGGGGTGCCCAGGAGACTGGTCATGCCGTGCGTCGGGGCCAAAGTGTAACCGGGGGGACAAAACCCGCGTACATTGCAGTATGCCTCTGATCCAGCCTCCCACGCCACCCACGCCCCCTACTCCAACTACTGTAGACGTCCCGGTCACCGGGCTGCCAACGGCGGTCGATGTGGGGACGGGGCAATCCATTCCGCTGGCCCGCCCAACGACCAAGGCGGACGTCGATGCCTTGCGCGCCAAACGGTCGGAGCTGTCGCGGCAGATCGAGAGTGCGACGGATCGGCGCGAAGATGTGGTGCAGGAGCTCGAAAAGGCCAACGAGTTCACGCGTCCGGGACTGCAGCAGCGCCTTGGCGTGCTCGATGAGCGCATTGCGCAGCTGGAGCGTGATATCGCGGCGAATGGGCGAGCACTGGCGAGCGCCCCTGGTGAACTGGCGCGTGAGGAGGCCGTGGCACCAACGGAGCGTTACGGTCCGTTTTCTTCGTCGCAGCTGACAGGTATTTCGATTGTCGGGACGGTGACGGTGCTGATGCCGCTGGCGGTGGCGGCGGCGCGCATGATGATGATTCGCGCCCGACAGCCCAAGCTGACCCCCGAAATGCTCGAGGCCACCCGTCGCATGGAGCGGATGGAGCAGGCGATTGATGCCGTGGCGGTGGAAGTGGAGCGCATCAGTGAAGGGCAACGCTTCGTGACGCAGCTCATGGCCGCCAAGCAGAAGGAGTCGGTGAT contains the following coding sequences:
- a CDS encoding amidohydrolase, giving the protein MAPQVIAWRRHLHQHPEVAFHEVNTSQFIADTLNAIGGLEVSHPTRTSVVAELRGALPGRTIAVRADIDALPIHEENDVAYRSNTDGAMHACGHDGHTAIVLGLATVLAAQAHALPGTVRFIFQHAEELSPGGAEELVQHGVMDGVAQVIGLHLWAPMPFGRIGILTGPAMAAPDNFQCTIVGKGGHAAIPHECVDPIAIGAQIVTALQQVVTRTVDPLDPVVLSVTQFIAGTTFNVIPGSAYLAGTVRTFNPDVRRAIPAQMERVITGIAEAFGATVEFHYEMGYRPVVNDPVLCTRLMQVVERTFGPDMLVDMRPTMGGEDFSAYQQRAPGVFAFVGAGNADAGISYPHHHPRFQIDERALDVGLRYLTAATLDLLTAGE